The Phaeobacter gallaeciensis DSM 26640 genomic sequence ATACAGCTGGCAGGCATTGCCGTAAAAATGGGTGCAACAAAAGAAGACTTTGATCGTACCGTGGCAGTGCATCCGACGATGTCGGAAGAGCTGGTCACGATGAAGACACCGGTGCGGACGGCTTGATTTTTCAGGCAGAAACCACAGGTAGGAACAACAAGCCGCGATGGGCGGCGAGATAGGGATTGGACACATATGGCGGGCAATAACGGTGGCCCCTGGGGGGGCGGTGGCTCTTCTGGCGGCTCAGGCAACAGAGGCAACAACCAAGGCGGTGACGACAATCGTGGGGGCGGACGCCGCCCTGATGATGGTCAGATCCCCGAGATCGACGAGCTGGTGAAAAAAGGCCAGGAACAGCTGCGGGTGCTGATGGGCGGTCGTGGCGGTGGCACTGGCGGCGGTGGCCGCGGTGGCGCTGGCGGCGGCGGTGGTGGTCCGCAGCTGACCAAGGGCACCGTGGCGCTGGGCGCGTTGGTGGCTGTCGGCTTCTGGGCCTTTGCCAGCTTCTACACCGTGAAGCCGGAAGAACAGTCGGTTGAACTGTTCCTTGGAGAGTATTCTTCCACCGGGCAGCCGGGCCTGAACTTTGCGCCCTGGCCGCTGGTGACCAAGGAAATTCTGCCGGTGACCCGCGAACAGACCGAGGATATCGGTGTGGGCGGCGGTCGTGGCTCTGAGGCCGGGCTGATGCTGACCGGCGACGAGAACATCGTCGATATCGATTTCCAGGTGGTCTGGAATATCAATGATCCGGCGAAGTTCCTGTTCAATCTGCGCGATGCCCGCACCACCATCCGTGCGGTGTCGGAATCCGCGATGCGCGAAATTATCGCCCAATCCGAGCTGGCACCGATCCTGAACCGGGATCGCGGCGCGATTGCCTCGCGCTTGCAGGATCTGATCCAGTTCACCCTGGATGACTATGACAGTGGCATCAACATTATCCGCGTGAACTTTGACAAGGCGGATCCGCCGGCCTCGGTTATCGCGGCCTTCCGCGATGTTCAGGCGGCTGAGCAGGAACGTGACCGCCGTCAGAACGAAGCCGATGCCTATGCCAACAATGCGCTGGCCGAGGCCCGCGGTCAGGCGGCAGAGCTGCTGGAGAAAGCCGAAGGCTACCGTGCTCGCGTTGTGAACGAAGCGCAGGGTGAGGCGAGCCGTTTTTCTGCGGTTCTGACCGAATATGAGAAAGCCCCGGATGTGACCCGCAAGCGTCTCTATTTGGAGACGATGGAAGAGGTGCTGGGCCGCGTCGACAAGATCATCTTGGATGAGCAATCCGGCGAAGGTCAGGGCGTCGTTCCCTATCTGCCGCTGAATGAACTGCGCCGTGGAGGTAGCAACTGATGCGTAAATCAACTCTTTTGCTGCCCGCACTGGTGATTATCGTCATCACCGCGCTGTCGTCTGTGTTTATCGTGGATGAGCGCGAAAAGGCGCTGGTTCTGCAATTTGGTCGCGTGGTCTCCGTTAAGGAAGAGCCGGGGCTGGCGTTTAAGATTCCGCTCATTCAGGAGGTTGTGCGTTACGATGACCGTATCCTGAGCCGTGACATCGATCCGCTGGAAATCACCCCGTCGGATGACCGCCGTCTGGTGGTCGACGCCTTTGCCCGATATCGGATCACCGATGTGAACCGGTTCCGTCAGGCCGTTGGTGGTGGCGGTATTGCTGCTGCTGAGAGCCGCCTGGATTCGATCCTGCGGGCGCAGACCCGCGAAATCCTTGGCTCCGTCAGCTCCAATGACATCCTGTCGTCGGACCGCGCGGCGCTGATGCTGCGGATCCGAAACGGTGCCATCGCTGATGCCCGAGCGCTTGGGATCACCATCATCGACGTTCGCCTGAAGCGCACAGACCTGCCGTCTGAAAACCTTGATGCGACCTTTGAGCGGATGCGGGCCGAGCGTGTGCGTGAAGCCACTGA encodes the following:
- the hflK gene encoding FtsH protease activity modulator HflK — encoded protein: MAGNNGGPWGGGGSSGGSGNRGNNQGGDDNRGGGRRPDDGQIPEIDELVKKGQEQLRVLMGGRGGGTGGGGRGGAGGGGGGPQLTKGTVALGALVAVGFWAFASFYTVKPEEQSVELFLGEYSSTGQPGLNFAPWPLVTKEILPVTREQTEDIGVGGGRGSEAGLMLTGDENIVDIDFQVVWNINDPAKFLFNLRDARTTIRAVSESAMREIIAQSELAPILNRDRGAIASRLQDLIQFTLDDYDSGINIIRVNFDKADPPASVIAAFRDVQAAEQERDRRQNEADAYANNALAEARGQAAELLEKAEGYRARVVNEAQGEASRFSAVLTEYEKAPDVTRKRLYLETMEEVLGRVDKIILDEQSGEGQGVVPYLPLNELRRGGSN
- the hflC gene encoding protease modulator HflC — protein: MRKSTLLLPALVIIVITALSSVFIVDEREKALVLQFGRVVSVKEEPGLAFKIPLIQEVVRYDDRILSRDIDPLEITPSDDRRLVVDAFARYRITDVNRFRQAVGGGGIAAAESRLDSILRAQTREILGSVSSNDILSSDRAALMLRIRNGAIADARALGITIIDVRLKRTDLPSENLDATFERMRAERVREATDERARGNEAAQRIRAQADRTVVELVSEAQREAEIIRGEADAERNAIFAQAYGADPEFFEFYRSLNAYAASLQAGNSTMVLSPDNEFFNYLKSSDGKPAAAAQQ